The DNA segment CGGCTCAGCCTGCATCAACAGCGGCACGGCACTGTGCTCTCGGTGCTCCAGGCCAAGGAAGCCAAACGCGTCATCGACCTGGGGTGCGGCGAAGGCAAGCTGGTTCGCGAACTGCTCAAGCACCGGGCCTTCGAGAGGATCGTCGGGATGGATGTTTCCCACCGAACCCTGGAGATCGCCGCGGACCGTCTCAGGCTGGAGCAGCTTCCGCCGCTGGTGCGCCAGCGTGTGGAACTCTTCCACGGCTCGCTGATGTATCGAGACAAGCGGCTGGAGGGATTCGATGCCGCTGTGCTGTGCGAAGTGATCGAGCACATGGACGAGCCGCGGTTGTTGGCGATGGAACGTGTCGTGTTCGAGTTTGCCAAACCCGGGGTCGTGATCGTGACCACGCCCAACAGCGAATACAACGTGATGTGGGAGAGCCTCGACGCAGGGGCTATGCGCCATCGGGATCATCGTTTCGAGTGGACGCGTGAGCAATTCCGCACTTGGGCAAGCGCGGTCTGCGCTCGCTTCGGATACGGGGTGGAGCTACGGCCAGTCGGTCCGGAAGAGCCGAATGTTGGATCCCCTACGCAGATGGGGGTGTTCACCCGTGGCCGTTGAGATCAAGGTTCCTGAACTCTCCCTTGTGGTGATGATCGGCGTCTCCGGCTCCGGAAAGAGCACGCTCGCTCGCCGACTATTCAGGCCGACAGAGATCCTCTCCTCCGACACTTGCCGGGGCTGGGTGTCTGACGACGACAACAATCAAGAGGCCACCGGCGACGCCTTTGATGTGCTCCACTATGTAGCTCGCAAGCGGCTCGCACGGGGCCTGCTGACAGTGGTCGATGCCACGAATGTCCGAGCCGAGGATCGCAAGCCGCTGGTCCAGTGTGCGCGGGAGTTTCATTGCCTCCCCGTCGCCATCGTGGTCGATACTCCCGAGCGTACCTGCCACGATCGCAACGCGATCCGACCAGATCGCAGCTTCGGGCCTCACGTTATCCGCAACCAGAAGATGGCCCTTCGTCAGGGGATGCGTACGCTGGAACGTGAGGGGTTCCGTCATGTATTCTTCGTGAGCACGCCAGAGGATTGCGACGCCGCGACGCTCGTTCGCGAACCACTCTGGAACAACCTCAAGCACGAATCCGGACCGTTCGATATCATCGGTGACGTTCATGGCTGTTACGACGAGCTGGTCGAACTGCTCATGAAACTTGGGTACGGCCTGACGCAGATCCCCGGCGATCCAGAGGGACTTTGTGATCTGCTCGGCCCGCCAGGCATGTCGCGGAAGCTAGTGTTTGTCGGGGACCTGGTCGACCGCGGCCCCAAGACACCGTCTGTCCTTCGGCTGGTGATGAAGCTGGTTCAAGAGGGCAAGGCCCTGTGCGTACCCGGTAATCACGACATCAAGTTGCTCCGAGCTCTGCGTGGCAAGAACGTGCAGATCACGCATGGGCTGGCGGAATCACTGGCACAACTTGGGGCCGAGTCCGAGGAGTTTCGGAGGCAGGCTGCAACTTTCATTGACGATCTGGTGAGCCACTATGTCCTCGACGGCGGTCGCCTTGTGGTGGCACACGCGGGAATGAAGGAGTCCATGCAAGGACGGGGCTCGGGGGCAGTTCGAGAGTTCGCCCTCTTCGGCGAGACCACCGGAGAAACCGACGAGTTCGGCCTACCCGTTCGGTACAACTGGGCCGGCGAGTATCGGGGCAAGGCTGCCGTGGTGTACGGACACACCCCCGTGCCCGAGCCCGAGTGGCTCAACAACACCGTGTGTATCGACACCGGATGCGTGTTCGGCGGATCACTGACGGCGCTTCGCTGGCCGGAGAGAAAGTTCATCAGGGTCCAGGCTCACGCGAAGTACGCTGAGTCGAAGAAACCCTTCCTTCCCGAAGAGCAGCTTGCCCCGCTGTCGCTGCAACAGCAGCACGACGATGTGCTCGACCTTGACGACATCTCGGGCAAGCGGCATATCGAGTCCCGGTTGATGCGAACCATCACGGTGCGTCAGGAGAACGCCGCAGCAGCCCTGGAGATCATGAGCCGTTTTGCGGCCGATCCACGATGGGTCATCTACTTGCCTCCCACGATGTCGCCGTGCGAAACCAGTCGGGAACCGGGGATGCTTGAGCATCCGCGGGAAGCATTCGAGTATTTCCGAACCAACGGCGTTGGTCGCGTGATCTGCGAAGAAAAACACATGGGATCGCGAGCGGTGACGATCGTCTGTCGCGAGCCCGAGGTTGCCTGGAAGCGGTTCGGTGTCGCCCCGCCTGTGACCACGTCGAAACTGTTGGGGGCTGACGCGGCAGCAGACACGCTTGGCCTGATTTACACTCGCACTGGCAGGCCATTCTTCAACGACCGCCTGACCGAGCAAACCCTCATGCGGCGCCTTCGTAATTCGATCACACAGTCAGGACTGTGGGATGAACTCCAGACAGACTGGATGTGCCTTGATTGTGAGCTCATGCCTTGGTCTGCCAAGGCTCAGTCGCTGATTAGGGAGCAGTACGCCGCCGTGGGCGTTGCCGCCATGACCGGCCTCCAAGGCAGTGTCGCCGCGCTCGAACAGGCACAGGCCCGGCTTCCGGAGGTGAGGTCGCTGCTTGACCGCCATCGCGAGCGACTGGAGCTAGTCCGAAAGTACACGGCCGCGTACCGGCAGTATTGCTGGAACGTCACCACTGTTGACGACCTTCGGCTCGCCCCATTCCACCTTCTCGCGAGCGAGGGGAAGGTTCACATGGACCGCGACCATGTCTGGCACATGGAGTCGCTCGCCCGCATCGCCGCCGCCGGAGATCCGGTGTTTCTCGCCACACCCTCCAGGATCGTGGACTTGTCGAGCCAGGAGAGCGAGGATGAAGCCACGAGTTGGTGGACAGCCCTCACGTCTCGCGGGGGTGAGGGCATGGTGGTCAAACCGCTGGAGTTCATCGCCAAAGGACCCCGTGGCCTGCTCCAGCCAGCGATCAAGGTCCGGGGACCGGAGTACCTGCGGATCATCTATGGGCCGGAGTACACGCTGCCGACCAACCTCGACCGCCTTCGATCGCGCGGGCTTGGGGCAAAGCGGTCGCTCGCTATGAAGGAGTTTTCGCTCGGAGTAGAGTCCCTCGAACGGTTTGTGCGGCGGGAGCCTCTACGACGGGTTCACGAGTGTGTATTCGCGGTGCTCGCGATGGAGAGCGAACCTGTTGATCCGCGGCTGTGAGGCCCCTTGCCGCTTTCACGGTTTCACGGCGAGCAAAACCCGCGTTTCTAGCAGGCCGTTGAAGAATGGCGGCGAAGACCGGCAATGTCGATAAACGGTCTGACACCGTGAGGAGTGCATCGGTGCCTGTCGGCCTTACGACTATCGCACAACTCTTCGAAACCACCTTGGCGATCAGCAAACGGCATATCCTCGGCTCCCAGAGCCTAACGCCCTCCAGGAAAAGCTCTATTGGTGTACTGTCACCCCGATTCAACTCAGTAGAATCACGACCAGGCCACCGCACTATCTCACCCGCTCGAGGAGCACTCGCCGTGAAGCTGCTCGCATTGGAGGTCGAAGAACCCGGCACCTCGCCAGAGGCGTTTCGCCCTCACCTCAGGGAAGAAGCTAAGGCCCTCTGGGAACTCTACCTCTCCGGCATCGTGCGCGAGCGTACTTCCGCCCGGACCTTCACACCGCGGTGCTTGTTCTGGAATGCCCCGACGCGGAGCGTGCGAGAGAAGCCTTCGCGTCTTTGCCGCTGGTTCGTCACAATCTCATCCACTTCGAGGTCGTCCCGCTCACTCCCTACTCTGGGTTTGAAAGGCTATTTACGTCGAGCGCGTAAGCCTATCAGTTTGTTCGTCGCTTAGCCCCGCTGCCAAGCAGATGGCGAGGAACAGAGACAGAACAGATCTCGCGACCTGCAATCCGTTTACCGGACTGATTCAAATCTCTGTCGATGGGGCCAGTACGTTGTGGAGAATACTGAAGCCATGCCTGACGCGAAGGCACGAACCCCGATCAGTGAATCCGTCACCATCACACCATGTTCCCACGACGATTGGCCAGCTGTGACACGACTGCTTTCCGAAGTCTATGTCGGCGAGGGTTTCACCTCGGCGGAACGCGCCAACACGTTTTTTTGTCAAGAGCAGCTTGAGCCCGCGGGGGCAGTCCTTTGTGCGAAGATAGGAACGAGTACGGTTGGCGTCGTGATCCTGCTCCACCGCGACAGCCCGCTCAAGCAGGTCTCGCTGGATGAAGAGGCGGAGTTCAGGCTGCTTGCCGTGCATCGGTCGGCCCGCGGGAGGGGCGTTGGTGAGGCGTTGGTCGCCGAGTGCATTCGGCGATCCGCGGCGCCGCCGCTGGCCGCTCGATCGCTCGTGCTTTGGACGCAGCCGCGAATGACCGCCGCGCAGCGGCTCTACGAGCGGACCGGCTTCCGTCGCGCTCCGGAACGGGATGCGCTGCTTCCTCCGTATCCCCACGGCCCGGACGGATCGCTTGTGGAGCGATGGGTGTATTGCCGCGGTCTTTGGGGCCCGCGCTAGCCCATCCTGCTCAGCCGTCTCTCGAGTTGCGCCTTCACCCCCAGCCATTCGTCGTCCACGATGCTGTAGTGGACCCAATCGCGTACCGCCGGTTCCGTTCGATCCAAGGCCGCCGGCATGATCCTGGCCTTTCTGAGAACACCTTCCCGCACGGCTCCAAGCTTGGCAATGGCCGCCTGGCTGTGCATATTCGTGCCATTGGTGGTCAGTTGCACACGGATTGCGGTGGGTGAAAGTGACTCAAAGGCATGTCGCAGCATCAGATACTTGGCCTCGGGATTAGCGCGCGTGCCGTGATAGGCGCGTCCGATCCACGTCCGGCCGATCTCCAGTCCCCGATGCTCTGGCTTGATGTCCATGAACGTCGTTCGTCCGATCGCCTGTCCCGCTCGCTTGTCCCGGTCATCGCAGGCCAAGACGATCGCGAACGCCACGGTGCCTGGAAGAGAGATGACTTTCGTCAATTCCAGCTCAAAGCCTCGAACGGACCACTCCGGCGGCGCCTGCATGCTGTGCCGGAAAAGCTCCTTGTCAGCCACCGTGAAGAGATCGACTGCGTGATGGGCCTCCAGTGGAACCAAGCGAATTGTGCGAACCAAGCCAGGGCAATCGAGCGTCATCGGAGTGATCCACGAGACCGAGTTCGTCTGCGTCATGCTTGCAGTCCTGATCTGAACTGATCGACTCCAACGGTTGTCGCTTCGTCACCGACGCTCCGTACTCCTCGCGACATGGCTCTCGCAGAGGCTCAATAAGATACAACTCATACCAAGATGCTGCAAAGCGTATCGTCGGTGGGCGAGATGACCCAGTTGTCGAAGCAATCGCCGCGCATCAACGGGCCAATCGAACGCACTCCAAGCCCAAAGGTCAGCGGGAGTCCGGGTATCCCGTTTTTTGCGAGTCCACGGACGGCTCAGATCGGCTGGGTTCCGGGTGTATTCGGCCCGAAACTGTCGCCCTCCAAGAAAAGTCCTGTTGGCGTACTGCCACCCCGATTAGCACACGAGCGCCTGTGAGCTTCGGCTTACGGAGTCTTTTGTTTGACTGATGCCCAGCTGGAGCCGGGTTGCAGAAAACTCGATGGCTACTTTGCCGTGCTCAGTTTCGCTCGAATCTCTTCCATGAAGTTCACGACCAAGTCGATCCGGTTCGTCCGCTCGTTCTCTCCTTCCAAGATCACCATCAATCGTCCGTCGTGCGACCACGAAAAGTTCCTGGTCTTCAACTCCTTGATGCTGTACAGCGTCTTTGGCAGCGACGCGGAAAGCGTGGGCTCGGTCCGCATCTGCATGCTCATCACCTGCTTGTCGCCATCGATGAATCGGATCTCCTTGCCGTCTGGGCTCCACCAGGCAGCGCCATCATGCCCGCTCGTTGAAAGCTGAACGCGCCCGCCCGCGGCGTCCCGCACTCCCGATCCCGCACCGGTGAAGCGTTGCACGTACAGCTCGTGACGCCCGGACTCCACTGAACAGAACAACACCCACTCGCCATCGGGGGAGAACCGCAGGGCGTGCTTGTCAGCCGGGGAGTTCAGGTAGGGTGTGGCCTTCCACTGTTGGCTTCCCGCTTCTTGCTCCAGCATGAGCACGTCGCTCCGGTTAATCTTCATATCCGTCGGGACAATCGCGAGGAGTTTTCCATCGGGTGACCACGCCGAGGGCTGCAGGAACGTCTGTTCAGCGAGCGGCATTGTGAACATCTTGACCGCCTCGCCCGCTCCGCTTGCCGGCCGTTCCAGGATCGAGAACTGGTCTTTCGCGAACGAGCCGTGCACGATCCGCTGTCCGTCTGGGCTCCACATCAGGCCCATGGCAAAGCCCTGGATCGGGATTCGCGTCGACGTTCGGCGTGTCAGGTCCTGCACCCACAGTTCGGAGCTCAGGTCATCCGGGCTGCTCACCTCCAGGTTTGCCAGCACGCGCCCGCCATCCGGAGAGACCGAGATCTCCGAGAAGGCTCGCGTCGGCCCGGGGATTGGTTGGGGCTGGCCCTTGTCGTCGAGCCATGCCAGGCGCCGGTCCGACAAGTCGCTGGGCTGCGTCGACAAGGCAAGCGTACCGCTAATCGAGAGGCTGAACGCGCTGGCCGGGTTGCCGCTCCACGCTCTCACGGGGTCGCCGAGTGTGCGCAGTTCGCCCAGATCAAACCGCACTGCGACCAAGCCAGCCATGTCGGCTCTGAGCGCCACCAGCAGGTTTCCCCCTTGCAGGGTGTCAGTCACGAGTTGTGCGGTGCCGGCGTCGGGGAGCACCATCCTCCGTGCTCCCGTGGCGAGGTCGATGACTTCGGTATTGACCTTGATCTTCTCGCCCGCAATCGAGACATGCGTGACCAGCAAGGACCGACCTGGAACCAGCGGGGAAAACCTCTCCCAGCCCTCAATGCCCTCGGAGCGTTCTTCGCTGAGGATGACCCGTGGCTCGCCGCCGGAGGCGGCGACGGCGTAGATTGTCGTCCCCATCTCCGGCGCAAAGACCACTTCACGGTCCGATGTCCAACCCAGTTGGAACTGTCTTCCCTGGGTGAGATCACAAATCGTCTCGGGCTTGCCCGAAGATCGACCATTGTCGATTGCAACCTTCTTCAGGCTGAACTTGGTGCCCGCACGGTCCTTGGCGCTGCAAAACGCCAGCCATCGCCCGTCCGGTGACAGCGCGGCGGTCCTGGCTCCCTCTGTGCCTTGGATAATGCTCGTTTCGTCGCGGTCTAGGCGACGCACCACCAGCACCCCTTCGGGCTTGGTGCTGTCGGGGTCGAGTTCGGGCCACGCGGCATAGACCACGAAGCTCGCGTCCGGGGAGATGCCCACCAGCGAGCGGAATGGTGGCTTGCTTTGAACCGTCGTCGAGACGTGAAAAACCTGTGGAGGTGCAGCGGGCACGGCTCGCGTCAGTCGGCTGGCCGCGAGCCACCCGATTCCTCCGGCGAGCACCACGAGAACGCACGCCGCGCCGACCGCCCCGGTTCGCGACCTTTGGGGCGAGGCCGTCGATCCCGCGGCCGCAGACCACTCCCGCCCGCCGATGGCACGATCGAGTTCGAGCCGCGCATCACCGATGTCGTGCAGGCGATTCCTCTTGTCCTTGGCGAGGCAGTTCGTGAGCAGTTCGCGGACACGGCGCGGCGTGCTGGTCGGAAGCAACTGAGGGTCCGACTCCTTGTGCAGCGTCGCCCCGATCGCGTCGGCTACGGTCTCGCCGGCGAAGGGTTGTGCGCCCGTCAGCATTTCGTAGAGCACACAGCCAAAGGAGAAGATGTCGGAGCGTTTGTCGACTGGCTTGCCGCGTGCTTGTTCGGGGCTCATGTAGCCCGCAGTGCCCATAATCGCGCCGGGGATCGTCGGCGAATGCTGGACTCGCGCGGGCGAGGTCACCGTCGGCGAGTCGGGCTTGGCGAGCGTGGCAGAGGACGAGGGTGTGCCCTCCTCC comes from the Phycisphaeraceae bacterium genome and includes:
- a CDS encoding polynucleotide kinase-phosphatase — protein: MAVEIKVPELSLVVMIGVSGSGKSTLARRLFRPTEILSSDTCRGWVSDDDNNQEATGDAFDVLHYVARKRLARGLLTVVDATNVRAEDRKPLVQCAREFHCLPVAIVVDTPERTCHDRNAIRPDRSFGPHVIRNQKMALRQGMRTLEREGFRHVFFVSTPEDCDAATLVREPLWNNLKHESGPFDIIGDVHGCYDELVELLMKLGYGLTQIPGDPEGLCDLLGPPGMSRKLVFVGDLVDRGPKTPSVLRLVMKLVQEGKALCVPGNHDIKLLRALRGKNVQITHGLAESLAQLGAESEEFRRQAATFIDDLVSHYVLDGGRLVVAHAGMKESMQGRGSGAVREFALFGETTGETDEFGLPVRYNWAGEYRGKAAVVYGHTPVPEPEWLNNTVCIDTGCVFGGSLTALRWPERKFIRVQAHAKYAESKKPFLPEEQLAPLSLQQQHDDVLDLDDISGKRHIESRLMRTITVRQENAAAALEIMSRFAADPRWVIYLPPTMSPCETSREPGMLEHPREAFEYFRTNGVGRVICEEKHMGSRAVTIVCREPEVAWKRFGVAPPVTTSKLLGADAAADTLGLIYTRTGRPFFNDRLTEQTLMRRLRNSITQSGLWDELQTDWMCLDCELMPWSAKAQSLIREQYAAVGVAAMTGLQGSVAALEQAQARLPEVRSLLDRHRERLELVRKYTAAYRQYCWNVTTVDDLRLAPFHLLASEGKVHMDRDHVWHMESLARIAAAGDPVFLATPSRIVDLSSQESEDEATSWWTALTSRGGEGMVVKPLEFIAKGPRGLLQPAIKVRGPEYLRIIYGPEYTLPTNLDRLRSRGLGAKRSLAMKEFSLGVESLERFVRREPLRRVHECVFAVLAMESEPVDPRL
- a CDS encoding GNAT family N-acetyltransferase; protein product: MTRLLSEVYVGEGFTSAERANTFFCQEQLEPAGAVLCAKIGTSTVGVVILLHRDSPLKQVSLDEEAEFRLLAVHRSARGRGVGEALVAECIRRSAAPPLAARSLVLWTQPRMTAAQRLYERTGFRRAPERDALLPPYPHGPDGSLVERWVYCRGLWGPR
- a CDS encoding GNAT family N-acetyltransferase; this encodes MTQTNSVSWITPMTLDCPGLVRTIRLVPLEAHHAVDLFTVADKELFRHSMQAPPEWSVRGFELELTKVISLPGTVAFAIVLACDDRDKRAGQAIGRTTFMDIKPEHRGLEIGRTWIGRAYHGTRANPEAKYLMLRHAFESLSPTAIRVQLTTNGTNMHSQAAIAKLGAVREGVLRKARIMPAALDRTEPAVRDWVHYSIVDDEWLGVKAQLERRLSRMG
- a CDS encoding serine/threonine-protein kinase, encoding MRPAAIGPFKIERELGRGGMGEVHLARDTRLDRQVAIKALPAHLAQDPDRLARFQREAKVLASLNHPGIGAIYGLEEANGHQYLVLEYVEGETLADRLAKGPIPVDESLPLAKQIAEALEVAHEKGIIHRDLKPGNVMITPDGVVKVLDFGLARTEEGTPSSSATLAKPDSPTVTSPARVQHSPTIPGAIMGTAGYMSPEQARGKPVDKRSDIFSFGCVLYEMLTGAQPFAGETVADAIGATLHKESDPQLLPTSTPRRVRELLTNCLAKDKRNRLHDIGDARLELDRAIGGREWSAAAGSTASPQRSRTGAVGAACVLVVLAGGIGWLAASRLTRAVPAAPPQVFHVSTTVQSKPPFRSLVGISPDASFVVYAAWPELDPDSTKPEGVLVVRRLDRDETSIIQGTEGARTAALSPDGRWLAFCSAKDRAGTKFSLKKVAIDNGRSSGKPETICDLTQGRQFQLGWTSDREVVFAPEMGTTIYAVAASGGEPRVILSEERSEGIEGWERFSPLVPGRSLLVTHVSIAGEKIKVNTEVIDLATGARRMVLPDAGTAQLVTDTLQGGNLLVALRADMAGLVAVRFDLGELRTLGDPVRAWSGNPASAFSLSISGTLALSTQPSDLSDRRLAWLDDKGQPQPIPGPTRAFSEISVSPDGGRVLANLEVSSPDDLSSELWVQDLTRRTSTRIPIQGFAMGLMWSPDGQRIVHGSFAKDQFSILERPASGAGEAVKMFTMPLAEQTFLQPSAWSPDGKLLAIVPTDMKINRSDVLMLEQEAGSQQWKATPYLNSPADKHALRFSPDGEWVLFCSVESGRHELYVQRFTGAGSGVRDAAGGRVQLSTSGHDGAAWWSPDGKEIRFIDGDKQVMSMQMRTEPTLSASLPKTLYSIKELKTRNFSWSHDGRLMVILEGENERTNRIDLVVNFMEEIRAKLSTAK